From the Rhodoferax sp. WC2427 genome, one window contains:
- a CDS encoding BON domain-containing protein: MAHLFKRLAASTLLAIAAGPLLMASSMAATPDEALAETVQTALATQLGRAAKDVTVSVNNGTVVLHGWTQGPGTEGKARYIASTVPGVTRAYSKIRMFSSDYYR, translated from the coding sequence ATGGCACACCTCTTCAAGCGCCTCGCCGCATCCACCTTGCTGGCCATCGCCGCAGGCCCGCTCCTCATGGCCAGCAGCATGGCCGCTACGCCCGACGAGGCTTTGGCGGAAACCGTGCAAACCGCACTGGCCACCCAGCTAGGCCGTGCGGCGAAAGATGTGACGGTCAGCGTCAACAATGGCACGGTGGTACTGCACGGCTGGACGCAGGGACCCGGCACCGAAGGGAAAGCCCGCTATATCGCCAGTACCGTGCCCGGCGTGACCCGCGCCTACAGCAAGATCCGCATGTTTTCGAGCGACTACTACCGCTAA
- a CDS encoding response regulator, with amino-acid sequence MTTPTAPHILVIDDDPSIRELVVEYLGDHDLRVSAAASGREMFAVIDREAIDLVLLDLKLPGEDGMQLARTLRERASVPIIFLTGRNEEADRVMGLELGADDYVTKPFSPRELLARVRAVLRRYQVQATLPERDNSRRAFRFSGWELNLRTRRLVSPAGVSVELSNGEFSLLGAMCRAPQRVLSRDQLLSMSRLHEAEVYDRTIDVQIRRLRLKVEVDSANPMLIVTERGAGYLLASEVETLY; translated from the coding sequence ATGACCACCCCTACCGCCCCGCACATTCTAGTAATTGACGACGATCCGAGTATCCGGGAGCTGGTGGTTGAATACCTGGGCGACCACGACCTGCGCGTCAGTGCGGCCGCCTCGGGCCGTGAGATGTTCGCGGTGATCGACCGCGAAGCCATCGACCTGGTGCTGCTCGATCTCAAGCTGCCCGGCGAAGACGGCATGCAGCTGGCCCGCACCCTGCGCGAACGCGCCAGCGTGCCCATCATCTTCCTGACCGGCCGCAACGAGGAGGCCGACCGGGTGATGGGCCTGGAGCTGGGGGCCGACGACTACGTCACCAAGCCCTTCAGCCCGCGCGAGCTACTGGCCCGGGTGCGCGCCGTGCTGCGCCGCTACCAGGTGCAGGCCACGCTGCCCGAGCGCGACAACAGCCGCCGCGCCTTCCGCTTTTCGGGCTGGGAGCTGAACCTGCGCACCCGTCGCCTGGTGTCACCGGCGGGCGTCTCGGTAGAGCTGTCCAATGGCGAATTCAGCCTGCTGGGTGCCATGTGCCGGGCCCCGCAGCGGGTACTGTCGCGCGACCAGCTGCTGTCGATGTCGCGCCTGCACGAGGCCGAGGTCTATGACCGCACCATCGACGTGCAGATCCGCCGTTTGCGTTTGAAGGTCGAGGTAGATTCGGCCAACCCGATGCTGATCGTCACCGAGCGAGGCGCGGGCTACCTGCTGGCCAGCGAAGTGGAAACGCTGTACTAG
- a CDS encoding ATP-binding protein encodes MQRIWRRLQDSLPRLWMVAISLGVALVLVAVVALTHLRGEAVNSQSRELSMLSLALTDEIHRELRGMNAGLHAMQVELSEGSLPTAGTAATRALQTRTELMAMVDTLTLVDRNGQVLSSSNPSPLPNQATFAPGLNQLEPEAVAVSRPFLDPRTQSPLVTLAVPFVDATGAAAGWIFATMRAEALLGAFSVASPAADARMAVFRRDGVLLAGGVVNKSHWDEATIARRLATQRATELRQLPDGTERLVALHSLERYGLEVVLTRNLDVVLVAWREAAQLTAVAVVLLLVVLTASVHLVLRANQRRAAAQLALQTQLSRANKLESLGELAGGVAHDFNNVLAAIVGFGEMAQDAAAPGSAQARHLDKVLGAALRGKALVERILSFGRGGGCASTVFELQPIVAEVLAMLAATLRPGVVLERGLEAPGVLMRGDPTQAFEAVMNLCTNAMQAMPNGGMVQVQLVRRQVAQRKVLSHTQLSAGPYLVLTVTDQGSGITPEVMERLFEPFFTTRGAESGTGLGLAVVHGVVAEFGGAIDVQSQPGQGARFTLYIPECTDAPTPRRPTALPTSTGAGQSLLVVDDEPTLVALAEEMFASLGYQPVGFTDPVAALQAVRADPQRFAAVVTDEVMPGLSGIGLTQAIRQFAPTLPILMVSGYGGASLAERAAAAGVSRLLTKPLQREELARAMALLLKPLLQVV; translated from the coding sequence ATGCAACGGATCTGGCGAAGACTGCAGGATAGCCTGCCCCGGCTGTGGATGGTGGCGATCAGCCTGGGCGTGGCGCTGGTGCTGGTGGCTGTGGTGGCCCTCACGCATCTGCGCGGCGAAGCCGTCAACAGCCAGTCGCGCGAGCTCAGCATGCTGTCGCTGGCGCTAACCGACGAGATCCACCGCGAGCTGCGCGGGATGAACGCCGGCCTGCACGCCATGCAGGTAGAACTGAGCGAGGGCAGCCTGCCCACCGCTGGCACAGCCGCCACACGCGCCCTGCAAACCCGCACCGAACTCATGGCCATGGTGGATACCTTGACCCTGGTAGACCGCAACGGCCAGGTGCTGTCGTCGTCCAACCCCAGCCCCCTGCCCAACCAGGCCACCTTCGCGCCGGGGTTGAACCAATTGGAGCCCGAAGCCGTGGCGGTGAGCCGCCCTTTCCTGGACCCGCGCACCCAGTCACCGCTGGTCACCCTGGCCGTGCCCTTTGTGGACGCCACCGGAGCCGCCGCGGGCTGGATCTTTGCCACCATGCGGGCCGAGGCCCTGCTGGGCGCATTCTCGGTGGCATCGCCCGCCGCCGATGCGCGCATGGCCGTGTTCCGCCGCGACGGCGTGCTGCTGGCCGGGGGCGTGGTCAATAAATCGCACTGGGACGAGGCCACCATCGCCCGCCGACTGGCGACCCAGCGCGCCACCGAACTGCGCCAGTTGCCCGACGGCACCGAGCGCCTGGTGGCCCTGCACAGCCTGGAGCGCTATGGCCTGGAGGTGGTACTGACCCGCAACCTCGACGTGGTGCTGGTGGCCTGGCGCGAAGCCGCCCAGCTCACGGCCGTGGCCGTGGTGCTGCTGCTGGTGGTGCTGACCGCATCGGTGCACCTGGTGCTGCGCGCCAACCAGCGCCGCGCCGCCGCCCAGTTGGCGCTGCAAACCCAGTTGTCGCGGGCCAACAAGCTGGAATCGCTGGGCGAACTGGCGGGCGGCGTGGCCCATGACTTCAACAACGTGCTGGCGGCCATCGTCGGCTTTGGCGAAATGGCCCAGGATGCCGCCGCCCCCGGCAGTGCCCAGGCACGGCACCTGGACAAAGTACTGGGCGCGGCCCTGCGCGGCAAGGCCCTGGTGGAGCGCATCCTGTCGTTTGGCCGGGGCGGTGGCTGCGCCTCCACCGTATTCGAACTGCAACCCATCGTGGCCGAAGTGCTGGCCATGCTGGCCGCCACCCTGCGCCCCGGCGTGGTGCTGGAGCGCGGCCTGGAAGCCCCCGGCGTGCTGATGCGCGGCGACCCCACCCAGGCCTTTGAAGCCGTGATGAACCTGTGCACCAACGCCATGCAGGCCATGCCGAACGGCGGCATGGTGCAGGTGCAACTGGTGCGCCGGCAGGTAGCGCAGCGCAAGGTGCTGTCGCACACCCAGCTGTCTGCCGGGCCCTACCTGGTGCTGACCGTGACCGACCAGGGCAGCGGCATCACGCCCGAGGTGATGGAGCGGCTGTTCGAGCCCTTTTTCACCACCCGGGGTGCCGAGTCGGGGACCGGCCTGGGCCTGGCCGTGGTGCACGGCGTGGTGGCCGAATTTGGCGGTGCCATCGACGTGCAAAGCCAGCCCGGCCAGGGAGCCCGTTTCACCCTGTACATCCCCGAATGCACGGACGCGCCCACGCCCCGCCGCCCCACCGCCTTGCCCACCTCCACCGGCGCAGGGCAAAGCCTGCTGGTGGTAGACGACGAGCCCACCCTGGTGGCCTTGGCCGAAGAAATGTTCGCCAGCCTGGGCTACCAGCCTGTGGGATTTACCGACCCGGTGGCCGCCCTGCAGGCCGTGCGGGCCGACCCGCAGCGCTTTGCCGCAGTAGTGACCGACGAGGTCATGCCCGGCCTGAGCGGCATCGGGCTCACCCAAGCCATCCGGCAGTTTGCCCCCACCCTGCCCATTCTGATGGTCAGCGGCTATGGCGGTGCCTCGCTGGCCGAGCGGGCCGCCGCCGCCGGGGTGTCGCGCCTGCTGACCAAGCCCCTGCAGCGCGAGGAACTGGCCCGCGCCATGGCGCTCTTGCTCAAGCCCTTGCTGCAGGTTGTATGA
- a CDS encoding M20 aminoacylase family protein encodes MSTPLLQANGRAFAHIAQFHPELTALRRDLHAHPELGYEEVYTAERVTQALRLCGVDEVHTGIGKTGVVGIIHGRNHAKGNSSGKMVGLRADMDALPMTEQNDFAWKSAKGGLMHGCGHDGHVAMLVGAARYLAETRNFDGTVALIFQPGEEGYAGAKAMIDDGLFERFPVQAVFAMHNWPHMRPGTIGLNAGAMMAASDRVTIEITGRGGHGAHPYQNIDPVLVAAHTITALQSVVSRNIRAIDSGVVSICAVQTGDLGAMSVVPSKATLVGTVRTFNPAVQELIERRITELCSAVALGFGATASVKYERLYPPTINTTAEALFMMRVAEGLVGSSQLVRDLDPSMGSEDFSFMLQVKPGAYMRIGQGTENGVGSCALHNNRYDFNDAILPLGAAMHASLAEQFMPLSD; translated from the coding sequence ATGTCCACACCTTTGCTCCAAGCCAATGGGCGCGCATTTGCGCACATTGCCCAGTTCCACCCGGAGTTGACGGCGCTGCGCCGCGACCTGCATGCCCATCCCGAGCTGGGCTATGAAGAGGTGTACACGGCAGAGCGCGTGACCCAGGCGCTCAGGCTGTGCGGCGTCGACGAGGTGCACACCGGGATAGGCAAAACCGGCGTGGTCGGCATCATCCACGGGCGCAACCATGCCAAGGGCAACAGCAGCGGCAAGATGGTGGGCCTGCGCGCCGACATGGACGCGCTGCCCATGACCGAGCAAAACGACTTCGCCTGGAAGTCGGCCAAGGGTGGCCTGATGCACGGCTGCGGCCACGACGGCCATGTGGCCATGCTGGTGGGCGCGGCCCGCTACCTGGCTGAAACGCGCAACTTCGACGGCACGGTGGCGTTGATCTTCCAGCCCGGCGAAGAAGGCTACGCCGGGGCCAAGGCGATGATCGACGACGGCCTGTTCGAGCGCTTTCCGGTGCAGGCGGTGTTTGCCATGCACAACTGGCCCCACATGCGACCCGGCACCATCGGCCTCAATGCCGGCGCGATGATGGCCGCGTCGGACCGGGTCACCATCGAAATCACGGGCCGTGGCGGCCATGGTGCGCACCCCTACCAAAATATTGATCCGGTGCTGGTGGCGGCCCACACCATCACTGCCCTGCAAAGCGTGGTGTCGCGCAACATCCGCGCCATCGACAGCGGGGTGGTCAGCATCTGCGCCGTGCAGACAGGCGACCTGGGGGCCATGAGCGTGGTGCCCAGCAAGGCCACGCTGGTGGGCACGGTGCGCACTTTCAACCCTGCTGTGCAGGAGCTGATCGAGCGGCGCATTACCGAGCTGTGCAGCGCCGTGGCCCTGGGCTTTGGGGCCACCGCTTCGGTCAAATACGAGCGCCTGTACCCGCCCACCATCAACACCACCGCCGAAGCGCTATTCATGATGCGGGTGGCCGAGGGCCTGGTGGGTTCGTCGCAGTTGGTGCGCGACCTGGACCCGAGCATGGGCTCGGAAGACTTTTCTTTCATGCTTCAGGTCAAGCCCGGGGCCTACATGCGCATCGGCCAGGGTACCGAGAACGGTGTGGGCAGCTGTGCGCTGCACAACAACCGCTACGACTTCAACGATGCCATCCTGCCGCTGGGGGCCGCCATGCACGCCAGCCTGGCCGAACAGTTCATGCCGCTATCAGATTGA
- a CDS encoding peptidase C1, whose translation MDFLLVRGSQGPAVQKLRTALFNELGADAQAFPGLDLGDEMTADVEAAARRWQSGVGLVADGVVGPYCLRLLELRPAPRLKVPLTLELVRQLFPATKPANIARYLPYVAAALDALELTDWPMVCAALGSIRAETEGFLPISEFQSQFNTAPGGMPFGLYEPGTGPGKRVGNTQAGDGARFKGRGFVQLTGRDNYTRYGNALGIDLGVVQAGNADLANAPEIAALLLAKFLADKAEPIRAALATGNLAAARKLVNGGAHGLDRFKDVFARAEPLVGKIVPVRNVGAGAAKSAKAGKATPAAVPPRLGAERQLKVRKDPIDLNDRAYLPPPLGLQGAYPSDDDIKKYLAAYTAAGLILDQGNEGACTGYGLACVVNYLRWYKAADKSKIDSVSPRMLYSYARRYDEYAGEDYSGSSCRGALKGWFNHGVCLDDYWRKDAPQPRYGFAKNATDQTLGVYYRIALQSITDLQAAIQAVGAVYVSALTHDGWHSVPTTKAVPSGHKDLPLIAFDGRPAEGGGHAFALVGFNAQGFIVQNSWGTQFGMGGFAVLGYADWLANGMDAWVVALGVPGVVEGRISVTASDGAHARAGAVNTGLWWSADQAYQHSVVLGDDGRVGHYLTEDALSRTLAHQVCELPNAWFRDPAHGPLDGKKRIVIYAHGGLNSEADAIKRARAMGRHFEANGCYPLFLVWKTGLLESISGILHKQSREAPGMAGGWFDELAEAVTEKTDLAVESSIGRSLVRPVWTQMKDVAALAFETRRGGEQIIRALQQLMDTWGEQLEIHLVGHSAGSIILGHMLGGLAHREVPIEKINSIHLYAPACSVAFANQCYASNKQIMERLYLAVLSDTRERADSVAGIYRKSLLYLVSGALETDLRTPIAGMAKVYGTGDGGWDGSSSTNESLNVWRRAVQDAKLKSTGRLVEVTTDKVCTALADPRRDDPSNVMIPADHGSFDNNIDAITRTLQVVLGGKLLQPVDDLRGF comes from the coding sequence ATGGACTTTCTATTGGTGCGGGGCAGCCAAGGCCCGGCAGTGCAAAAACTGCGTACCGCCTTGTTCAATGAACTGGGCGCCGATGCCCAGGCCTTTCCGGGTCTGGATCTGGGCGACGAGATGACGGCCGATGTAGAGGCTGCCGCCAGGCGCTGGCAGTCGGGTGTGGGGCTGGTGGCCGATGGCGTAGTGGGGCCGTATTGCCTGCGACTGCTGGAGCTGCGCCCGGCGCCCCGTCTCAAAGTACCGCTGACACTGGAGCTGGTGCGCCAGTTGTTCCCGGCCACCAAGCCCGCCAACATCGCCCGCTACCTGCCTTACGTGGCCGCCGCGCTGGATGCGCTGGAGCTGACCGACTGGCCCATGGTCTGTGCCGCTCTGGGCAGCATCCGCGCCGAAACCGAAGGCTTTTTGCCGATCTCGGAATTTCAGTCGCAATTCAATACCGCGCCGGGCGGCATGCCGTTTGGCCTGTACGAGCCGGGCACCGGGCCGGGCAAGCGCGTGGGCAATACCCAGGCGGGCGATGGGGCCCGTTTCAAGGGGCGTGGCTTTGTGCAGCTGACCGGGCGCGACAACTACACCCGCTATGGCAATGCCTTGGGCATCGACCTGGGCGTGGTGCAGGCTGGCAACGCCGATCTGGCCAACGCCCCGGAGATCGCTGCACTGTTGCTGGCCAAGTTTCTGGCCGACAAGGCCGAGCCCATCCGTGCCGCGCTGGCCACCGGCAACTTGGCTGCGGCCCGCAAGCTGGTCAACGGCGGCGCACACGGGCTGGACCGCTTCAAGGACGTTTTTGCGCGGGCCGAGCCGTTGGTGGGGAAGATCGTTCCGGTGCGGAATGTGGGCGCAGGTGCCGCCAAGTCGGCCAAGGCCGGCAAGGCGACCCCGGCCGCCGTGCCCCCCAGGCTCGGGGCTGAGCGCCAGCTCAAGGTGCGCAAAGACCCCATCGACCTGAACGACCGCGCCTACCTGCCGCCGCCGCTGGGCCTGCAGGGGGCCTACCCCAGCGATGACGACATCAAGAAATACCTGGCCGCCTACACCGCCGCCGGGCTGATCCTGGACCAGGGCAACGAAGGCGCCTGCACCGGCTATGGCCTGGCCTGCGTGGTCAACTACCTGCGCTGGTACAAGGCCGCCGACAAAAGCAAGATCGATTCGGTCAGCCCGCGCATGCTCTACAGCTATGCCCGCCGCTACGACGAATATGCGGGCGAAGACTACAGCGGCTCCAGCTGCCGGGGCGCGCTCAAAGGCTGGTTCAACCATGGCGTGTGCCTGGACGACTACTGGCGCAAAGATGCGCCGCAACCCCGCTACGGCTTCGCCAAGAACGCCACCGACCAGACGCTGGGCGTGTACTACCGCATCGCCCTGCAGTCCATTACCGACCTGCAGGCCGCCATCCAGGCCGTGGGCGCGGTCTATGTGTCGGCCCTGACCCACGACGGTTGGCACAGCGTGCCCACCACCAAGGCCGTTCCCAGCGGGCACAAAGACCTGCCGCTGATTGCGTTCGATGGCCGCCCGGCCGAAGGCGGGGGCCACGCGTTTGCACTGGTGGGCTTCAATGCCCAGGGGTTCATCGTGCAGAACTCATGGGGTACCCAATTTGGCATGGGCGGCTTTGCCGTGCTGGGCTATGCCGACTGGTTGGCCAACGGCATGGACGCCTGGGTGGTGGCGCTGGGCGTGCCCGGGGTGGTGGAGGGGCGCATCAGCGTCACCGCCTCGGACGGCGCACACGCGCGGGCCGGTGCGGTCAATACCGGCCTGTGGTGGAGCGCCGACCAGGCCTACCAGCACAGCGTGGTTTTGGGCGACGATGGCCGGGTGGGCCACTACCTGACCGAGGATGCGCTCAGCCGAACCTTGGCCCACCAGGTCTGCGAGCTGCCCAATGCCTGGTTCCGCGACCCGGCCCACGGCCCGCTGGACGGCAAGAAGCGCATCGTCATCTACGCCCACGGCGGCCTCAACAGCGAGGCCGATGCGATCAAGCGTGCCCGCGCCATGGGGCGGCATTTCGAGGCCAACGGCTGCTATCCGCTGTTTCTGGTCTGGAAGACCGGGCTGCTGGAGTCCATCAGCGGCATTCTGCACAAGCAAAGCCGCGAGGCACCAGGCATGGCGGGCGGCTGGTTTGACGAATTGGCCGAGGCCGTCACCGAAAAGACCGATCTGGCCGTCGAGTCCAGCATTGGCCGCAGCCTGGTGCGCCCGGTCTGGACGCAGATGAAGGATGTGGCCGCGCTGGCTTTTGAAACCCGGCGTGGCGGCGAACAGATCATCCGCGCCCTGCAACAGCTCATGGATACCTGGGGCGAGCAGCTGGAAATCCACCTGGTGGGCCACTCGGCGGGCTCGATCATTCTGGGCCACATGCTGGGGGGGCTGGCGCACCGTGAAGTACCCATTGAGAAGATCAACTCCATCCACCTGTATGCGCCCGCCTGCAGTGTGGCCTTTGCCAACCAATGCTATGCCAGCAACAAGCAGATCATGGAGCGGCTCTACCTGGCCGTGCTGTCCGACACCCGGGAGCGCGCCGACAGCGTGGCGGGTATCTACCGCAAGTCGCTGCTGTACCTGGTGTCGGGCGCGCTGGAGACCGACCTGCGCACCCCCATCGCGGGCATGGCCAAGGTCTATGGCACCGGAGATGGCGGCTGGGACGGGAGCTCCAGCACCAACGAGAGCCTGAACGTCTGGCGGCGCGCGGTGCAAGATGCCAAGCTCAAGAGCACGGGCCGCCTGGTGGAAGTTACCACCGACAAAGTCTGCACCGCCCTGGCCGACCCGCGCCGCGACGACCCCAGCAACGTGATGATCCCCGCCGACCACGGCAGCTTTGACAACAACATCGACGCGATCACCCGCACGCTGCAGGTGGTTCTGGGCGGCAAGCTCTTGCAGCCGGTGGACGATTTGCGGGGCTTTTAG
- a CDS encoding c-type cytochrome → MKKIALGLCVFVLALAALVWQLNIRDEPDVSATAPALNATPDLLARGAYLARAGNCAACHTTRGGTPYAGGRGIDTPFGTVYSSNLTPDVHTGIGSWSAAEFWRALHNGRSKDGRLLYPAFPYPSYTTVTRADSDALYAYLRSRPATAQPAPPHALRWPFNQQAALAVWRALYFSPSSFQPEAAQSAEWNRGAYLVRGLGHCGACHTARNALGATDTRLDLAGGLIPVQNWYAPSLTAPQEASLHGWPLQDAVRLLQTGVAPQGTVLGPMAEVVQQSTQYLTPPDLTAMATYLQALPQTPAQPVRAVPTTAGDVQRGAKLYDRHCAQCHGAQGQGVAGAYPPLAGNRAVTMDSTANLVHAVRNGGFAPATAGNPRPFGMPPFVLVLNDADIAAVLSFIRTSWGNHAAGVTELEVARP, encoded by the coding sequence ATGAAGAAAATTGCGCTGGGTCTGTGCGTTTTCGTCCTGGCCCTGGCCGCCCTGGTATGGCAGCTGAACATCCGCGACGAGCCGGATGTGTCGGCCACTGCGCCTGCGCTCAACGCCACGCCCGATCTGCTGGCCCGCGGCGCCTACCTGGCCCGTGCGGGCAATTGCGCGGCCTGCCACACCACCCGGGGCGGCACGCCGTACGCGGGCGGGCGCGGCATCGACACACCGTTTGGCACGGTCTACAGCAGCAACCTCACGCCCGATGTGCACACCGGCATCGGCAGCTGGTCGGCGGCGGAGTTCTGGCGGGCCCTGCACAACGGCCGTTCCAAAGACGGGCGGTTGCTGTACCCGGCGTTTCCGTATCCCAGCTACACCACCGTGACCCGGGCCGACTCGGACGCGCTCTACGCCTACCTGCGCAGCCGGCCCGCCACGGCCCAGCCTGCCCCACCGCACGCGCTGCGTTGGCCGTTCAACCAGCAGGCGGCGCTGGCGGTGTGGCGCGCGCTGTACTTCAGCCCGAGCAGCTTCCAGCCCGAGGCAGCCCAGTCCGCGGAATGGAACCGCGGGGCCTATCTGGTGCGCGGCCTGGGCCACTGCGGTGCCTGCCACACTGCCCGCAACGCCCTGGGCGCCACCGATACCCGGCTGGACCTGGCGGGCGGGCTGATTCCGGTGCAAAACTGGTATGCCCCCTCGCTCACTGCCCCCCAGGAAGCCAGCCTGCACGGCTGGCCGCTGCAAGATGCGGTGCGCCTGCTGCAAACCGGTGTGGCCCCGCAAGGCACGGTGCTGGGCCCGATGGCCGAGGTGGTGCAGCAGAGCACCCAGTACCTCACCCCCCCGGACCTGACCGCCATGGCCACCTACCTGCAAGCCCTGCCGCAAACCCCGGCGCAGCCGGTGCGCGCCGTGCCCACCACGGCAGGTGATGTCCAACGGGGTGCCAAGCTGTACGACCGGCACTGCGCCCAATGCCACGGTGCCCAGGGCCAGGGCGTGGCGGGGGCCTACCCGCCGCTGGCAGGCAACCGTGCCGTCACCATGGACAGCACCGCCAACCTGGTGCACGCGGTGCGCAACGGTGGCTTTGCCCCGGCCACTGCAGGCAACCCGCGCCCGTTTGGCATGCCGCCGTTTGTGCTGGTGCTCAACGATGCCGACATCGCCGCCGTGCTGAGCTTTATCCGCACCTCCTGGGGCAACCACGCCGCGGGCGTGACCGAACTGGAGGTTGCACGCCCCTGA
- a CDS encoding cytochrome c → MLAATASQAAPPPFEDTIAQRTQACTACHGKEGRAASDGYYPRIAGKPAGYLYNQLLNFREGRRHYGLMVQMVDPLSDAYLLEIAQYFSQLDLPYPAPQPSKVTAEVLRRGQTLVQQGDPMRNVPACVQCHGTALTGVAPHIPGLLGLPRDYLNAQLGAWRTGQRRAHAPDCMGTVARQLSPDEVNAAASWLATQPLPANTHPATTLPALPPGAQAIACGSAP, encoded by the coding sequence CTGCTGGCCGCCACCGCCAGCCAGGCCGCCCCGCCTCCGTTTGAAGACACCATCGCCCAGCGCACCCAGGCCTGTACCGCTTGCCACGGCAAAGAGGGCCGTGCCGCCAGCGATGGCTACTACCCGCGCATCGCGGGCAAACCGGCGGGCTATTTGTACAACCAGCTGCTCAACTTCCGAGAGGGCCGCCGCCACTACGGGCTGATGGTGCAAATGGTCGACCCTTTAAGCGATGCCTACCTGCTGGAGATCGCGCAGTATTTTTCCCAGCTGGACCTGCCGTACCCCGCGCCCCAGCCCAGCAAAGTCACCGCCGAGGTGCTGCGCCGGGGCCAGACGCTGGTGCAGCAGGGCGATCCCATGCGCAATGTCCCCGCCTGCGTGCAATGCCACGGCACGGCACTCACCGGCGTGGCCCCGCACATCCCCGGCCTGCTGGGTCTGCCGCGCGACTACCTGAACGCCCAGCTTGGGGCCTGGCGCACTGGCCAGCGGCGGGCCCATGCGCCCGACTGCATGGGCACGGTGGCCCGCCAGCTCAGCCCCGACGAGGTCAACGCTGCGGCCAGCTGGCTGGCCACCCAGCCACTGCCCGCCAACACCCACCCGGCCACCACGCTGCCGGCCTTGCCGCCCGGGGCCCAGGCGATTGCCTGCGGGAGCGCACCATGA
- a CDS encoding PLP-dependent aminotransferase family protein produces MKRYEQLADLLAADIRSGLRAPGSRMPSIRMLTAQHGISPSTAFQAYYRLEEKGLVRARERSGYFVTGAVALPAPAPRVVAAPAQVAAKVDISDLVFAVLDAAQQRDIAPLGSAFPSPALFPLQRLAQSLSRSMRRSQPWESVQHLPQGHAGLRQQIALRYLAMGMAQPPEDLVVTSGALEALNLCLAAVAQPGDLVAVESPGFYASLQTLERLQMRALEIPVHPQHGLDLDALERALQHHPVKACWLMTSFQNPTGASLSAAGKERLVALLAARQIPLIEDDVYGELYFGSQAPLPAKAYDREGLVMHCSSFSKTLAPGYRVGWVAPGRYGPRIAQLKLMTTLGASLPAQAALADYLQHGGYDKHLRRLRHVLETQHASLVAAIARYFPADVQVSQPGGGYFVWVALAPGFDSLALHQQALAQGISIAPGPMFSARQGLRHCIRLNFGHPWDARMEAAMAALGALVKNLYEIGTPRLRNKHK; encoded by the coding sequence ATGAAACGTTACGAGCAACTGGCCGACCTGCTGGCCGCCGACATCCGCTCTGGGCTGCGCGCCCCGGGCAGCCGCATGCCGTCCATCCGCATGCTCACGGCGCAGCACGGCATCAGCCCGTCCACCGCCTTCCAGGCCTACTACCGGCTGGAAGAAAAGGGCCTGGTGCGGGCGCGCGAGCGCTCGGGCTACTTCGTCACCGGGGCCGTCGCCCTGCCCGCCCCCGCGCCCCGGGTGGTGGCCGCGCCCGCGCAGGTGGCGGCCAAGGTGGACATCAGCGACCTGGTGTTTGCGGTGCTGGACGCGGCGCAGCAGCGCGACATTGCGCCGCTGGGCTCGGCCTTTCCCTCGCCCGCGCTGTTTCCGCTGCAGCGCCTGGCCCAGTCGCTGAGCCGCAGCATGCGCCGCAGCCAACCCTGGGAATCGGTGCAGCACCTGCCGCAGGGCCATGCCGGGCTGCGCCAGCAGATTGCGCTGCGCTACCTGGCCATGGGCATGGCCCAGCCGCCCGAAGACCTGGTGGTGACCAGCGGCGCGCTCGAAGCGCTGAACCTGTGCCTGGCCGCCGTGGCCCAGCCCGGCGACCTGGTGGCGGTGGAGTCGCCCGGCTTTTACGCCAGCCTGCAAACGCTGGAGCGGCTGCAGATGCGGGCGCTGGAAATCCCGGTGCATCCGCAGCACGGGCTGGACCTGGACGCACTGGAGCGGGCGCTGCAACACCACCCGGTCAAGGCCTGCTGGCTGATGACCAGCTTCCAGAACCCCACCGGGGCCAGCCTGTCGGCGGCAGGCAAAGAGCGGCTGGTGGCCCTGTTGGCGGCCCGCCAGATCCCGCTGATTGAGGACGACGTGTACGGCGAGCTGTACTTCGGCAGCCAGGCTCCGCTGCCCGCCAAAGCCTATGACCGGGAGGGCCTGGTGATGCACTGCAGCTCGTTTTCCAAAACCCTGGCCCCGGGCTACCGGGTGGGCTGGGTGGCCCCCGGGCGCTACGGCCCGCGCATTGCACAGCTCAAGCTGATGACCACCCTGGGCGCCAGCCTGCCCGCCCAGGCGGCCCTGGCCGACTACCTGCAGCACGGCGGCTACGACAAGCACCTGCGCCGCCTGCGCCACGTGCTGGAGACGCAACACGCCAGCCTGGTAGCGGCCATTGCCCGCTACTTTCCGGCCGATGTGCAGGTCTCGCAGCCCGGCGGCGGCTACTTTGTATGGGTGGCTTTGGCACCCGGTTTCGACAGTCTGGCCCTGCACCAGCAGGCGCTGGCCCAGGGCATCAGCATCGCCCCGGGGCCGATGTTCTCAGCGCGGCAGGGTTTACGTCACTGCATCCGCCTGAACTTCGGACACCCCTGGGATGCCCGCATGGAAGCCGCCATGGCCGCGCTGGGCGCCTTGGTAAAAAATTTATACGAAATTGGCACGCCACGCTTACGGAATAAGCACAAGTAG